One window of the Natronosalvus amylolyticus genome contains the following:
- a CDS encoding helix-turn-helix transcriptional regulator, giving the protein MYDLTGFQRDLLYVAAGVDESHGLAIKAEMEAYYENEVFTGRLYPNLDELADKGLLEKEAADRRTNSYTITRRGRRELKARREWESQYVGF; this is encoded by the coding sequence ATGTACGATTTGACCGGTTTTCAGCGCGATTTGTTGTATGTGGCGGCAGGAGTCGACGAATCGCACGGTCTCGCAATCAAAGCAGAGATGGAAGCATACTACGAAAACGAAGTGTTCACTGGGCGTCTCTACCCAAATCTGGACGAACTCGCAGACAAAGGATTACTGGAAAAAGAAGCGGCCGACCGACGCACCAACAGTTACACGATCACCCGGCGAGGACGACGGGAACTCAAGGCTCGGCGTGAATGGGAGTCACAGTACGTTGGTTTCTGA
- a CDS encoding type B DNA-directed DNA polymerase, which produces MPNGLFKVDYLTDSVVEWHATDTGDGLERLENSSYKPTIYAIPEDRGEETFESLLAALERHPLTVDTALERLRRGFREGPELVVTIDVADIAGVDELARWLRGRGKPGSITCYNVDFSQEFRYCLETGQTPTPERDLRTVEISAPETALTDDILETISVTVPDEETTVEANGDAEKAIVAVQETLEAIDPDVLVLSNSQLAPKLYATATEYGYADFELGRGPFGGYQTLAGASTFESYGQVGHSPARYNVPGRAIIDRSNMFFYDQSGLEGCLDLARRSSKPLQEIAWASIGNVLTAIQIHEARSRGVLTPWRSWRHEFFKPMRTLHQADRGGFTFAPDVGFHEGVHELDFSSLYPNIIVERNVSPDTICCDCHSDRADVPELGYSVCDERGYLCDVLEPLIRDRDEIKRRIRENDDPDEREALERKSAAIKWILVSCFGYQGFSNAKFGRIECHEAINAYARQILLEAKDALEAGGWRVVHGIVDSLWVQARDDCEQTDLRQLAREITASVGIRLEYEAQFDWVAFVPMRDSEAGALTKYFGAKIDGGYKYRGIECRQRSTPTWIADLQRELIEVLGECRTPEAVCDRLKQELEALREGEVSSGDLEVRMRSSKRLEEYTQSTLSVAALERAKALGLEKHPGQDVRYVVADDSKRGRERVRLPHEAIDRVDYEWYETEAKRAAESVVSPLGWRREEIEAYLSKDEKGTLEAY; this is translated from the coding sequence ATGCCTAACGGCCTGTTCAAAGTCGACTATCTCACCGATAGCGTCGTTGAATGGCACGCCACCGATACGGGGGATGGCCTCGAGCGTCTCGAGAACTCCTCATACAAGCCGACGATCTACGCCATCCCCGAAGATCGAGGTGAGGAAACCTTCGAGTCACTGCTCGCAGCACTCGAGCGACACCCGCTGACCGTCGATACAGCACTCGAGCGTTTACGCCGTGGCTTTCGCGAAGGGCCAGAGCTAGTCGTCACAATCGACGTCGCCGATATCGCGGGCGTCGACGAACTCGCTCGCTGGCTTCGAGGCCGTGGCAAACCGGGTTCGATCACCTGCTACAATGTGGATTTCTCGCAGGAGTTCCGGTATTGCCTCGAGACAGGCCAGACGCCGACGCCCGAACGCGACCTGCGAACGGTCGAAATCAGCGCCCCAGAGACGGCGCTCACGGACGATATTCTCGAGACCATCTCCGTGACCGTCCCTGACGAAGAAACGACGGTCGAAGCTAACGGGGATGCCGAGAAAGCCATCGTGGCCGTTCAGGAGACGCTCGAGGCCATCGACCCCGATGTGTTGGTACTCTCGAATAGTCAACTCGCCCCAAAACTGTACGCAACAGCGACCGAGTATGGCTACGCCGATTTCGAGTTAGGGCGAGGTCCCTTCGGTGGGTATCAAACGCTCGCGGGTGCGTCGACGTTCGAAAGCTACGGGCAGGTTGGGCACTCCCCGGCCCGCTACAACGTTCCAGGCCGGGCGATTATCGACCGCTCGAATATGTTCTTTTACGACCAATCGGGACTCGAGGGCTGTCTGGATTTAGCGAGACGCTCATCGAAGCCGCTGCAAGAGATTGCGTGGGCGTCTATCGGCAATGTGTTGACGGCAATCCAGATCCACGAAGCCCGCTCTCGAGGTGTGTTGACGCCGTGGCGCTCGTGGCGTCACGAGTTTTTCAAACCCATGCGAACCCTACACCAGGCTGATCGAGGTGGGTTCACGTTCGCCCCCGACGTTGGCTTTCACGAGGGCGTTCACGAACTCGATTTCTCGAGTCTGTATCCCAATATCATCGTCGAGCGAAACGTCTCGCCCGATACCATCTGTTGTGACTGCCATAGCGACCGCGCTGATGTACCGGAGTTAGGCTATTCAGTGTGTGATGAACGCGGCTATCTCTGTGACGTACTCGAGCCCCTGATCCGTGACCGAGACGAAATCAAACGTCGAATTCGGGAGAATGACGATCCCGACGAACGCGAGGCCCTCGAGCGCAAATCAGCAGCCATCAAGTGGATACTGGTGTCGTGTTTCGGCTACCAGGGGTTTTCGAACGCCAAATTCGGGCGAATCGAGTGCCACGAGGCTATCAACGCTTACGCTCGCCAGATCTTGCTCGAGGCAAAAGACGCACTCGAGGCCGGTGGCTGGCGTGTCGTGCATGGCATCGTCGATAGTCTCTGGGTCCAGGCTCGAGACGACTGTGAACAGACCGATCTTCGACAGCTCGCCCGCGAGATTACAGCGAGTGTTGGGATTCGCCTCGAGTACGAAGCCCAGTTCGACTGGGTGGCCTTTGTCCCAATGCGAGATAGCGAGGCCGGAGCGCTCACGAAGTATTTTGGCGCGAAAATCGATGGCGGGTACAAGTATCGCGGGATAGAGTGTCGCCAGCGGTCGACGCCCACCTGGATCGCGGATTTGCAGCGAGAGTTGATCGAGGTGTTGGGTGAGTGTCGAACGCCGGAGGCGGTGTGTGATCGGTTGAAACAGGAACTCGAGGCGTTGCGGGAGGGTGAGGTCTCGAGTGGGGATCTCGAAGTTCGAATGCGTAGTTCGAAGCGACTCGAGGAGTATACGCAGTCGACGCTTTCGGTTGCAGCGCTCGAGCGAGCCAAGGCGCTGGGCCTCGAGAAACATCCCGGCCAGGACGTTCGATATGTAGTTGCGGATGATTCCAAGCGAGGTCGTGAGCGGGTTCGGCTGCCTCACGAGGCCATTGATCGGGTGGATTACGAGTGGTATGAGACTGAGGCCAAGCGGGCAGCCGAGAGTGTAGTCTCGCCGCTAGGGTGGCGGCGTGAGGAGATCGAGGCGTATCTGAGTAAGGACGAGAAGGGGACGCTCGAGGCGTATTAA